One Kitasatospora sp. MAP12-44 DNA segment encodes these proteins:
- the purD gene encoding phosphoribosylamine--glycine ligase: MKVLVIGGGAREHALCRSLSQDPAVTELHCAPGNAGIAQVATVHPVDQLDGAQVTALARRLAADLVVVGPEAPLVAGVADPLRAAGIPVFGPSAEAARLEGSKAFAKDVMAAAGVPTALSYVCTTPEEAAEALDAFGAPYVVKDDGLAAGKGVVVTSDRAAALAHAASCDRVVIEEYLDGPEVSLFAITDGTTVVPLQPAQDFKRALDGDEGPNTGGMGAYSPLPWAPAGLVDEVLRSVLQPTVDELRRRGSTFSGLLYAGLALTSRGTRVIEFNARFGDPETQVVLARLRTPLAGVLLAAADGTLDTLEPLRWDAGAAVTVVVAAEGYPVAPRSGDPIEGLEKAEAADGTVFVLHAGTRADEDGRVLSAGGRVLSVTGTGADLAQARERAYAGVAEIRLDGSQHRTDIALKAAAGQ, translated from the coding sequence GTGAAGGTCCTCGTCATCGGCGGCGGCGCCCGCGAACACGCCCTGTGCCGCTCTCTGTCCCAAGATCCCGCCGTCACCGAACTGCACTGCGCCCCCGGTAACGCCGGGATCGCGCAGGTGGCGACGGTCCACCCGGTCGACCAGCTGGACGGCGCGCAGGTCACCGCGCTGGCCCGGCGGCTGGCCGCCGACCTGGTCGTGGTCGGCCCGGAGGCCCCGCTGGTCGCGGGGGTCGCCGATCCGCTGCGCGCGGCCGGCATCCCGGTCTTCGGCCCGTCGGCCGAGGCCGCCCGGTTGGAGGGCTCCAAGGCCTTCGCCAAGGACGTGATGGCCGCGGCCGGCGTGCCGACCGCGCTCTCCTATGTCTGCACCACCCCCGAGGAGGCCGCCGAGGCGCTGGACGCCTTCGGCGCGCCCTACGTGGTCAAGGACGATGGCCTGGCGGCCGGCAAGGGCGTGGTGGTCACCTCCGACCGCGCCGCCGCGCTCGCGCACGCCGCGTCCTGCGACCGGGTGGTGATCGAGGAGTACCTGGACGGCCCCGAGGTCTCGCTCTTCGCGATCACCGACGGCACCACCGTCGTCCCGCTGCAGCCGGCCCAGGACTTCAAGCGCGCGCTGGACGGCGACGAGGGCCCCAACACCGGTGGCATGGGCGCGTACTCGCCGCTGCCGTGGGCGCCCGCGGGCCTGGTGGACGAGGTGCTGCGGAGCGTCCTGCAGCCGACCGTGGACGAGCTGCGCCGACGCGGCAGCACCTTCTCGGGCCTGCTCTACGCGGGTCTGGCGCTCACCTCGCGCGGCACCCGGGTGATCGAGTTCAACGCGCGCTTCGGCGACCCGGAGACCCAGGTGGTGCTGGCCCGGCTGCGCACCCCGCTGGCGGGCGTGCTGCTGGCCGCCGCCGACGGCACGCTGGACACCTTGGAGCCGCTGCGCTGGGACGCCGGCGCCGCCGTCACCGTGGTGGTGGCGGCCGAGGGCTACCCGGTCGCGCCGCGCTCCGGGGACCCGATCGAGGGCCTGGAGAAGGCGGAGGCCGCGGACGGCACGGTCTTCGTGCTGCACGCCGGCACCCGGGCCGACGAGGACGGCCGGGTGCTCAGCGCCGGCGGCCGGGTGCTGTCGGTCACCGGCACCGGCGCCGACCTGGCGCAGGCCCGCGAGCGGGCCTACGCGGGTGTCGCCGAGATCCGCCTGGACGGTTCGCAGCACCGCACCGACATCGCGCTGAAGGCGGCGGCCGGGCAGTAG
- a CDS encoding SLATT domain-containing protein, with protein sequence MQPEESPWGKDVGEEDPSATTAAVGRERAATRRRADLSARQFPLGDWGEPAERLEELYRWSEERAVEAIDWYRRDRIWKRRLARLLRFGAVGFGVAGVALPLVSLTGAVQHAEGWGYVCLALAAGCLATDRAFGLSSGWMRDVSTAQALQRRLEAFQFDWASECVREVLGPTEGTAGEAAERCLGVLRRFCEDVSDMVRSETSEWMLEFRARMTQLPTQAPGTWGGRNEGGSGAQVRVLPPPGTRPTMPRQRPPEGPLR encoded by the coding sequence ATGCAGCCCGAGGAGAGTCCCTGGGGCAAGGACGTCGGCGAGGAGGACCCGTCCGCCACGACGGCCGCCGTCGGCCGGGAGCGTGCCGCCACCCGCCGCCGCGCCGACCTGAGTGCCCGCCAGTTCCCACTCGGGGACTGGGGGGAGCCCGCCGAGCGGTTGGAGGAGCTCTACCGCTGGTCGGAGGAGCGTGCCGTCGAGGCGATCGACTGGTACCGGCGCGACCGGATCTGGAAGCGCCGACTCGCTCGCCTGCTGCGCTTCGGCGCGGTCGGCTTCGGGGTGGCCGGGGTCGCCCTGCCGCTGGTCTCGCTGACCGGCGCCGTGCAGCACGCCGAGGGCTGGGGGTACGTCTGCCTGGCGCTGGCGGCCGGATGCCTGGCCACCGACCGGGCGTTCGGCCTCAGCTCGGGCTGGATGCGCGACGTCAGCACCGCCCAGGCACTGCAGCGCCGACTGGAGGCGTTCCAGTTCGACTGGGCCTCGGAGTGCGTGCGCGAGGTGCTCGGCCCCACCGAGGGCACCGCCGGTGAGGCCGCCGAGCGCTGCCTGGGCGTGCTGCGCCGGTTCTGCGAGGACGTGTCGGACATGGTCCGCAGCGAGACCTCGGAGTGGATGCTGGAGTTCCGGGCCCGGATGACCCAGCTGCCCACCCAGGCTCCCGGGACATGGGGCGGGCGCAACGAGGGCGGCTCGGGCGCTCAGGTGCGCGTGCTGCCGCCACCCGGCACCCGGCCCACCATGCCACGCCAGCGGCCGCCGGAGGGCCCGCTGCGCTGA
- a CDS encoding GntR family transcriptional regulator gives MVSAGHGRFPIQRNSLREQIAGALREEMMAGRLAAGSNFTVKEIAELYGVSATPAREALVDLAAQGMLRSEHHRGFTVPVLSWADFLEIFEARTMLTDSAFRQLDAQPAEARAGGYDWSRLSSLRRRADAAVRAARAGQLDVLVGCDRRFWQEISAFLGNQRIADYLDWLRVQSWMFAAPYLRASEELAGVCWGRYSELVELIEARDLPGTRQLVNDYNLSTVRLLAALTGEPLESVSVLGLLTAPYGSLGR, from the coding sequence ATGGTCAGTGCCGGTCACGGACGCTTCCCGATCCAGCGCAACAGCCTGCGTGAGCAGATCGCGGGGGCGCTGCGGGAGGAGATGATGGCCGGCCGACTGGCGGCGGGCAGCAACTTCACCGTCAAGGAGATCGCCGAGCTGTACGGCGTCTCCGCCACCCCCGCGCGCGAGGCGCTGGTCGACCTGGCGGCGCAGGGCATGCTGCGCTCCGAGCACCACCGCGGGTTCACCGTGCCGGTGCTCAGCTGGGCGGATTTCCTGGAGATCTTCGAGGCCAGGACGATGCTCACCGACAGCGCGTTCCGGCAGCTGGACGCCCAGCCCGCCGAGGCGCGGGCCGGGGGCTACGACTGGTCCCGGCTCTCCTCGCTGCGCCGACGGGCCGACGCGGCCGTGCGGGCGGCCCGGGCCGGGCAGCTCGACGTGCTGGTGGGCTGCGACCGGCGGTTCTGGCAGGAGATCAGCGCCTTCCTGGGCAACCAGCGGATCGCCGACTACCTGGACTGGCTCCGGGTGCAGTCCTGGATGTTCGCCGCGCCCTACCTGCGGGCCAGCGAGGAGCTGGCCGGGGTGTGCTGGGGCCGCTACAGCGAGCTGGTCGAGCTGATCGAGGCCAGGGATCTGCCCGGGACGAGGCAGCTGGTGAACGACTACAACCTGTCGACCGTGCGGCTGCTGGCCGCGCTGACCGGGGAGCCGCTGGAGAGCGTGTCCGTACTGGGACTGCTGACCGCACCGTACGGTTCGCTGGGCCGGTAG
- a CDS encoding carbon-nitrogen family hydrolase yields MRASLIQLSVSDGEPVSERRARAVALVRAQESADLVVLPELWPLGAFANTAWSAGAEPLDGPTADAMSTAARAARVWLHAGSIVERDPDGPIYNTSLLFSPDGELVRTYRKIHRFGFDSGEAVTMGAGQEIVTAATDFGVLGLATCYDLRFPELFRALLDAGAELLVIPAGWPERRREHWTLLARARAVEEQAYVLACNTAGTHAGVEQAGHSLVVDPWGRVLAEAGAGEQVLTVDFDPAEVAKARAEFPVHRDRLLGIPAPVQR; encoded by the coding sequence GTGCGCGCCTCATTGATCCAACTCTCCGTGTCGGACGGCGAGCCGGTGTCCGAACGCCGGGCCCGGGCGGTCGCGCTGGTGCGTGCCCAGGAGTCCGCCGACCTGGTGGTCCTGCCGGAGCTCTGGCCGCTCGGCGCGTTCGCCAATACGGCCTGGTCCGCCGGGGCCGAACCGCTGGACGGTCCGACCGCTGACGCCATGTCAACGGCCGCGCGGGCCGCCCGCGTCTGGCTGCACGCCGGCTCGATCGTGGAGCGCGACCCGGACGGGCCGATCTACAACACCTCGCTGCTCTTCTCACCGGACGGCGAGCTGGTGCGGACGTACCGCAAGATCCACCGCTTCGGCTTCGACAGCGGCGAGGCCGTCACCATGGGCGCCGGGCAGGAGATCGTGACCGCCGCCACGGATTTCGGCGTGCTGGGCCTGGCGACCTGCTACGACCTGCGGTTCCCCGAGCTGTTCCGGGCGCTGCTGGACGCGGGGGCGGAGCTCCTGGTGATCCCGGCCGGCTGGCCCGAGCGGCGCCGCGAGCACTGGACGCTGCTGGCCCGGGCCCGCGCGGTGGAGGAGCAGGCGTACGTGCTGGCCTGCAACACCGCGGGGACGCACGCCGGCGTCGAGCAGGCCGGGCACAGCCTGGTGGTGGACCCGTGGGGCCGGGTGCTGGCCGAGGCGGGCGCGGGCGAGCAGGTGCTCACCGTGGACTTCGATCCGGCCGAGGTCGCCAAGGCCCGCGCCGAGTTCCCGGTGCACCGCGACCGGCTGCTCGGCATCCCCGCCCCGGTGCAGCGCTAG
- a CDS encoding maleylpyruvate isomerase family mycothiol-dependent enzyme gives MTDNQAVQAYTDAWTQSIESISELVAPLPSDSWNRATECPGWSVRDIVSHVIAVESELLGDPRPIHSLPSDLRHIKDELSRYLELPVDKRRCHTTPEMTGELDYVIIRRSRALRTARTEAVDTVRFPGGPFSFDLPYHQLLRMRVFDVWVHEQDLRRALRTPGNLASPAALISRDLLVDGLPKVVAKLAGAPAGSTVALDVTGPVEFLRTVRVDENGRGSVDGQITLGPDVQLTLDWETFLRLATGRTRPEAVTGAVRVDGDTELAGRILAAFAQTF, from the coding sequence GTGACCGACAATCAGGCCGTGCAGGCCTACACCGATGCGTGGACCCAGTCCATCGAGTCCATATCGGAACTCGTCGCACCGCTGCCCAGCGACTCCTGGAACCGAGCCACCGAGTGCCCGGGCTGGTCGGTCCGCGACATCGTCTCGCACGTGATCGCGGTCGAGTCCGAGCTGCTGGGCGACCCGCGGCCGATCCACTCGCTGCCCAGCGACCTGCGGCACATCAAGGACGAGCTCTCCCGCTACCTCGAACTGCCGGTCGACAAGCGCCGCTGCCACACCACCCCCGAGATGACCGGGGAGCTGGACTACGTGATCATCCGGCGCTCGCGCGCACTGCGCACCGCCCGGACCGAGGCCGTCGACACGGTGCGCTTTCCGGGCGGACCGTTCTCCTTCGACCTGCCCTACCACCAGCTGCTGCGGATGCGGGTGTTCGACGTCTGGGTGCACGAGCAGGACCTGCGCCGCGCCCTGCGCACCCCCGGCAACCTCGCCTCGCCGGCCGCCCTGATCAGCCGCGACCTCCTGGTGGACGGGCTGCCCAAGGTGGTCGCCAAGCTGGCCGGCGCCCCGGCCGGCAGCACCGTCGCGCTCGACGTCACCGGCCCGGTCGAGTTCCTGCGCACGGTCCGGGTCGACGAGAACGGCCGCGGCTCGGTCGACGGCCAGATCACCCTGGGCCCCGACGTCCAGCTCACCCTGGACTGGGAGACCTTCCTGCGCCTGGCCACCGGCCGCACCCGCCCGGAGGCCGTCACCGGCGCGGTACGCGTCGACGGCGACACCGAGCTGGCCGGGCGGATCCTGGCCGCCTTCGCGCAGACGTTCTGA
- a CDS encoding BRO family protein, which yields MDDDIGMVLMRTSFPVTGQPVRVVMIDGEPWFVTADVCRILGRGNPSEAAKIVNAADSRTVDLRLVTIRNSEGYRVVPGEKAYVRGNPLLGTVNESGLYMVLMRSTKPSAAPFQEWVTRELLPSIRRGDTDIPTQRQRMAETLAEAIGQQVQIVAEIDRDGVPGFRVHSDGTVHCAHGEMDFRVPKREEDGGPPFGPYFQCTSVEKVGIRGGTAIPRCGKLKLVELVRRVTADPAAAAPSPGDDEPSTGLMLVELGGARIHGSPQQVAELMRRMAA from the coding sequence ATGGACGACGACATCGGCATGGTGCTGATGAGAACGAGCTTCCCGGTGACGGGGCAGCCGGTCCGGGTGGTGATGATCGACGGCGAGCCCTGGTTCGTCACGGCGGACGTGTGCAGGATCCTCGGCCGGGGTAACCCGAGCGAGGCCGCCAAGATCGTGAACGCCGCCGACAGCCGGACGGTCGACCTGCGCTTGGTAACCATCAGAAATTCTGAGGGTTATCGCGTTGTGCCTGGTGAGAAAGCCTATGTGCGGGGGAACCCGCTCCTGGGCACGGTGAACGAGTCCGGTCTGTACATGGTGCTCATGAGGTCGACCAAGCCCTCCGCCGCCCCCTTCCAGGAGTGGGTCACCCGCGAGCTGCTCCCCTCGATCCGGCGCGGCGACACCGACATCCCCACCCAGCGGCAGCGGATGGCGGAGACCCTCGCGGAGGCGATCGGGCAGCAGGTCCAGATCGTCGCGGAGATCGACCGCGACGGTGTGCCCGGCTTCCGCGTGCACTCCGACGGGACGGTGCACTGTGCCCACGGTGAGATGGACTTCCGCGTTCCGAAGCGCGAGGAGGACGGCGGTCCGCCGTTCGGGCCGTACTTCCAGTGCACCAGCGTGGAGAAGGTCGGCATCCGGGGCGGCACGGCCATACCGCGCTGCGGGAAGCTGAAGCTGGTCGAGCTGGTCCGGCGGGTGACCGCCGACCCGGCCGCCGCAGCGCCGAGCCCCGGGGACGACGAGCCCTCGACCGGCCTGATGCTGGTCGAACTCGGCGGCGCCCGGATCCACGGGAGCCCGCAGCAGGTCGCCGAGCTGATGCGGCGGATGGCTGCCTGA
- a CDS encoding MFS transporter gives MTVDPASATRSPSVPGPRIPPPALLAEVAAPPGGRAAWSAWGIGVSVYVLAVIHRTSLGVAGLDAANRFHIGASALSTFSILQVLVYAAMQIPVGLLVDRYGPRRVLLLGITLLSLGQLAFAFSSSFGPALASRAVLGSGDAMTFISVLRISARWFPAAKNPLIAQLSGLAGMGGNLVTTVVLAQALHTEGWTAAFTGIALLGVVAFALVALLLREAPGPRAATPAAAPDRLPVGIQVRTSWREPGTRLGLWVHFTTAFPASAFAMLWGLPYLVQGQGMSRAQAGGMLTLLVFSTMFFALLLGRLLARSARARMPIVLCVIAATGGSWAVALAWPGGRPPFWLLVVVLVAMGSNGPASLVGLDYARSYNPAERLGTASGIANMGGFIATMITLFGIGVLLDAVSPAGGGETYSAGAYRLAFCWMYLPLVLGTVMILRLRGKVGKSV, from the coding sequence ATGACCGTGGACCCAGCCAGCGCCACCCGCTCCCCGTCCGTCCCTGGTCCCCGAATCCCCCCGCCCGCGCTGCTCGCCGAGGTCGCCGCGCCGCCCGGCGGGCGCGCCGCCTGGTCCGCCTGGGGGATCGGCGTCAGCGTCTACGTGCTGGCGGTGATCCACCGCACCAGCCTCGGTGTGGCCGGGCTGGACGCCGCGAACCGGTTCCACATCGGGGCCTCGGCGCTCTCCACCTTCTCGATCCTCCAGGTGCTGGTCTACGCGGCCATGCAGATCCCGGTCGGGCTGCTGGTCGACCGCTACGGGCCGCGCCGGGTGCTGCTGCTGGGGATCACGCTGCTCAGCCTCGGCCAGCTGGCGTTCGCGTTCAGCTCCTCCTTCGGGCCCGCGCTGGCCTCGCGCGCGGTGCTGGGCTCGGGGGACGCGATGACCTTCATCAGCGTGCTGCGGATCTCCGCCCGCTGGTTCCCGGCTGCGAAGAACCCGCTGATCGCCCAACTCAGCGGGCTGGCCGGGATGGGCGGCAACCTGGTCACCACGGTGGTGCTGGCGCAGGCCCTGCACACCGAGGGCTGGACGGCCGCCTTCACCGGCATCGCCCTGCTGGGCGTGGTCGCCTTCGCGCTGGTGGCCCTGCTGCTGCGCGAGGCCCCGGGCCCGCGCGCCGCCACGCCGGCCGCGGCCCCGGACCGGCTGCCCGTGGGGATCCAGGTCAGGACCTCGTGGCGCGAGCCCGGCACCCGGCTCGGCCTGTGGGTGCACTTCACCACGGCGTTCCCCGCCAGCGCCTTCGCGATGCTCTGGGGACTGCCGTACCTGGTGCAGGGCCAGGGCATGAGCCGCGCCCAGGCGGGCGGGATGCTGACCCTGCTGGTCTTCAGCACGATGTTCTTCGCGCTGCTGCTGGGCCGGCTGCTGGCCCGCTCGGCGCGGGCCCGGATGCCGATCGTGCTCTGCGTGATCGCGGCCACCGGCGGCTCCTGGGCCGTCGCGCTCGCCTGGCCGGGCGGGCGGCCCCCGTTCTGGCTGCTGGTGGTCGTCCTGGTGGCGATGGGCAGCAACGGCCCGGCGTCACTCGTCGGCCTCGACTACGCCCGCTCGTACAACCCGGCCGAGCGGCTGGGTACGGCGTCGGGCATCGCGAACATGGGCGGCTTCATCGCCACGATGATCACGCTCTTCGGCATCGGCGTCCTGCTGGACGCCGTCTCGCCGGCCGGGGGCGGGGAGACCTACTCGGCGGGGGCGTACCGGCTGGCGTTCTGCTGGATGTACCTGCCGCTGGTGCTGGGCACGGTGATGATCCTGCGGCTGCGGGGGAAGGTGGGGAAGTCGGTGTAG
- a CDS encoding M64 family metallopeptidase translates to MTPGNPGRLIRSLAALVLLGAAVLPAALEVAGPAPFAVIGPASGQFTDRAVPPHSGAGPVAARLRGAGAAPTVDIRRTGDPANRITLVLLGDGYTANQQELFRQQADQSWRSLMEIEPFRTYQGFFNIRRVEVVSPVSGIAEGDSKGRKPGTPLGMHFWCEGTARLLCADEAATARYAGAGEGPQYLIALANSTEYGGAGGTGVTTLSGGSSDAGRIIQHEIGHTVGDLGDEYDSAPSDADYPNLSTQGADVMLRDHLKWWRWLGAQSPDGGSPIGAYRSANGIYRPTADSVMRTLGGTYNLPSREAIIEQIYRRLSPLDGASPAPGDVAGRPRLAVRPLALAGPRQLQVDWQVDGRPVEPQAADRSWYDPADLTLAPGQKVTVTATVRDATDWVRDEAFRDQHMTRTVRWVLKG, encoded by the coding sequence ATGACGCCTGGCAACCCTGGCCGTCTCATCCGGAGTCTGGCCGCACTCGTCCTGCTCGGGGCCGCCGTTCTGCCGGCCGCCCTCGAAGTCGCCGGTCCGGCGCCGTTCGCCGTGATCGGCCCGGCCTCCGGTCAGTTCACCGATCGCGCGGTGCCACCGCACTCCGGGGCCGGCCCGGTCGCCGCCCGGCTGCGCGGCGCGGGCGCGGCCCCCACGGTCGACATACGCCGGACCGGGGACCCGGCCAACCGGATCACCCTGGTGCTGCTCGGCGACGGCTACACGGCGAACCAGCAGGAGCTGTTCCGCCAGCAGGCCGACCAGTCCTGGCGCTCGCTGATGGAGATCGAGCCGTTCCGGACCTACCAGGGCTTCTTCAACATAAGGCGGGTCGAGGTGGTCTCCCCGGTCTCGGGGATCGCGGAGGGCGACAGCAAGGGCCGCAAGCCGGGCACGCCGCTGGGGATGCACTTCTGGTGCGAGGGCACCGCGCGGCTGCTCTGCGCGGACGAGGCGGCGACCGCCCGGTACGCGGGGGCGGGCGAGGGGCCGCAGTACCTGATCGCGCTGGCCAACTCCACCGAGTACGGCGGCGCCGGCGGCACGGGGGTGACCACGCTGTCGGGGGGCAGCTCGGACGCCGGGCGGATCATCCAGCACGAGATAGGGCACACCGTGGGGGACCTCGGCGACGAGTACGACAGCGCCCCCAGTGATGCCGACTACCCCAACCTCTCCACCCAGGGCGCCGACGTGATGCTGCGCGACCACCTCAAGTGGTGGCGCTGGCTGGGCGCCCAGTCGCCGGACGGTGGCAGCCCGATCGGGGCCTACCGCAGCGCCAACGGGATCTACCGCCCGACCGCGGACTCCGTGATGCGCACCCTGGGCGGCACGTACAACCTGCCCTCGCGCGAGGCGATCATCGAGCAGATCTACCGCAGGCTCTCGCCCTTGGACGGTGCCTCACCCGCTCCCGGGGACGTCGCGGGCCGGCCGCGGCTCGCCGTCCGCCCGCTGGCGCTGGCCGGCCCGCGGCAGCTCCAGGTGGACTGGCAGGTCGACGGCCGACCGGTGGAGCCGCAGGCCGCGGACCGCAGCTGGTACGACCCGGCCGACCTGACGCTGGCGCCCGGCCAGAAGGTCACCGTGACCGCGACGGTGCGGGACGCCACGGACTGGGTGCGCGACGAGGCGTTCCGGGACCAGCACATGACCCGGACGGTGCGCTGGGTGCTGAAGGGCTGA
- a CDS encoding benzoate/H(+) symporter BenE family transporter has product MPEPTTVETTSRSDGAPAPHPYALRRDASLPAVLAGVIAIVVCFSGPLVVLLAAAAAGRLDQAHTVSWIWAVSIGSGLTSLLLSWYTRTPVITAWSTPGAALLVTSLGSYSYPSAIGAFLLSGVAVTLLGVTGLFGRLIRAIPSGVVNAMLAGILFSFGTAIFTALHTAPAVVLGALAAFLVARRLLARYAVPAALLAGSLAAWLTVGLPLHLGHGGLAHPVPTAPGFDPAALVGLALPLTIVALASQNAPGLGVLRAGGYQPDDRLLVGATGAASVLLAPFGSPGITIAAITAAICTSPESHPDPRRRYVAGMTTGLGYLLVGSFGGVLVSLFTGLPPALVAVVAGVALLGSFQGSLAGAVADEQGRDAAVVTFLATASGMVVFGIGAAFWGLLLGVATHLVLRAGPIGRRRPGRG; this is encoded by the coding sequence ATGCCAGAGCCCACCACGGTCGAGACCACCTCCCGCTCCGACGGGGCACCGGCCCCGCACCCGTACGCGCTGCGCCGCGACGCCTCGCTCCCCGCGGTGCTGGCCGGGGTGATCGCCATCGTCGTCTGCTTCTCCGGGCCGCTGGTGGTGTTGTTGGCGGCTGCTGCCGCCGGGCGACTCGACCAGGCGCACACGGTGTCCTGGATCTGGGCCGTCTCGATAGGCAGCGGGCTGACCTCCCTGCTGCTCAGCTGGTACACCAGGACACCGGTGATCACCGCCTGGTCGACGCCCGGTGCTGCCCTGCTCGTCACCAGCCTTGGTTCGTACTCCTACCCCTCGGCGATCGGCGCATTCCTGCTGAGCGGTGTGGCGGTGACGTTGCTCGGGGTCACCGGGCTGTTCGGACGGCTGATCAGGGCGATCCCGTCCGGCGTGGTGAACGCGATGCTGGCGGGCATCCTGTTCAGCTTCGGCACCGCCATCTTCACCGCTCTGCACACCGCGCCGGCCGTCGTACTGGGCGCGCTGGCGGCCTTCCTGGTGGCCAGGCGGCTGCTGGCGCGCTACGCCGTGCCGGCGGCGCTGCTGGCCGGCAGCCTGGCCGCCTGGCTCACGGTGGGGCTGCCGCTGCACCTGGGGCACGGCGGCCTCGCCCACCCGGTGCCGACCGCGCCCGGGTTCGACCCGGCGGCGCTGGTCGGCCTGGCGCTGCCGCTGACCATCGTCGCGCTGGCCTCGCAGAACGCCCCCGGGCTCGGCGTCCTGCGGGCCGGCGGCTACCAGCCGGACGACCGGCTGCTGGTCGGCGCCACCGGCGCGGCCTCCGTCCTGCTGGCCCCTTTCGGGTCGCCGGGCATCACCATCGCCGCGATCACGGCCGCGATCTGCACCAGCCCCGAGAGCCACCCGGACCCGCGTCGGCGCTATGTCGCCGGGATGACCACCGGTCTTGGCTACCTGCTGGTCGGCAGCTTCGGCGGGGTGCTGGTGAGCCTCTTCACCGGGCTGCCCCCGGCGCTGGTCGCGGTGGTCGCAGGCGTGGCGCTGCTGGGGTCGTTCCAGGGCAGCCTGGCCGGCGCCGTCGCCGACGAGCAGGGCCGGGACGCCGCGGTGGTGACCTTCCTGGCCACCGCCTCGGGGATGGTCGTCTTCGGCATCGGCGCGGCCTTCTGGGGCCTGCTGCTGGGCGTCGCGACCCATCTGGTGCTGCGGGCGGGTCCGATCGGCCGCCGCAGGCCCGGACGCGGGTGA
- a CDS encoding dihydrolipoamide acetyltransferase family protein translates to MTTEVRSLREFKMPDVGEGLTEAEILKWYVQPGDTVTDGQVVCEVETAKAAVELPIPFNGVVEALFFPEGSTVDVGTSIIAVAVLGAAPAPAAAAAPAPAPAAAPVAEAVEGEPARREVLVGYGPRTGAVQRRARRTTAAAPAAPVAAPVAPAALAAPAPVAAPVEAGERPLAKPPVRKLAKDLGIDLRAVRATGPDGIITREDVHAAAAPAAPAVVEATAPVAVPVEAPVPATGADQRIPVKGVRKATAQAMVASAFTAPHVTEFVQVDVTRTMKLVRTLKESGELGPGVRVSPLLLVAKALLTAFKRHPEINASWDEASQEIILRGQINLGIAAATPRGLLVPNIKNAGALTLAGLAIELGSLVDTARQGKTSPADMQGGTVTITNVGVFGVDTGTPILNPGEAAILAFGAVRELPWVHKGRVVPRQVTTLALSFDHRMVDGELGSKVLADVAAILERPKRLITWA, encoded by the coding sequence ATGACCACCGAAGTTCGCTCACTCCGTGAGTTCAAGATGCCCGACGTCGGCGAGGGGCTGACCGAGGCCGAGATCCTCAAGTGGTACGTCCAGCCGGGTGACACCGTCACGGACGGTCAGGTCGTCTGCGAGGTCGAGACGGCGAAGGCGGCCGTGGAGCTGCCGATCCCGTTCAACGGCGTCGTCGAGGCCCTGTTCTTCCCCGAGGGGTCGACGGTTGACGTCGGCACCTCGATCATCGCGGTCGCGGTGCTCGGGGCCGCTCCGGCGCCCGCTGCCGCCGCCGCGCCCGCTCCGGCGCCCGCCGCCGCCCCGGTGGCCGAGGCCGTCGAGGGTGAGCCGGCCCGCCGCGAGGTGCTGGTCGGCTACGGACCGCGCACCGGCGCCGTGCAGCGCCGCGCCCGCCGTACGACGGCGGCTGCTCCGGCAGCTCCCGTCGCCGCTCCGGTGGCCCCCGCGGCCCTGGCCGCGCCGGCTCCGGTGGCCGCCCCCGTGGAGGCCGGCGAGCGGCCGCTGGCGAAGCCGCCGGTCCGCAAGCTGGCCAAGGACCTCGGCATCGACCTGCGTGCCGTACGGGCGACCGGGCCGGACGGGATCATCACCCGCGAGGACGTGCACGCCGCCGCAGCCCCGGCCGCGCCGGCCGTGGTCGAGGCGACGGCCCCGGTCGCCGTCCCGGTGGAGGCACCCGTGCCCGCCACCGGCGCCGACCAGCGGATCCCGGTCAAGGGCGTCCGCAAGGCCACCGCGCAGGCGATGGTGGCCTCCGCCTTCACCGCGCCGCACGTCACCGAGTTCGTCCAGGTCGACGTCACCCGCACGATGAAGCTGGTCCGCACGCTCAAGGAGAGCGGCGAGCTGGGCCCGGGGGTGCGGGTCAGCCCGCTGCTGCTGGTCGCCAAGGCGCTGCTCACCGCGTTCAAGCGGCACCCGGAGATCAACGCCAGCTGGGACGAGGCCAGCCAGGAGATCATCCTGCGCGGCCAGATCAACCTGGGTATCGCCGCGGCGACCCCGCGCGGGCTGCTCGTGCCGAACATCAAGAACGCCGGTGCGCTGACCCTCGCCGGCCTCGCGATCGAGCTCGGCTCGCTGGTCGACACCGCCCGGCAGGGCAAGACCTCGCCCGCCGACATGCAGGGCGGCACGGTCACCATCACCAACGTCGGCGTCTTCGGCGTCGACACCGGCACCCCGATCCTCAACCCCGGCGAGGCCGCCATCCTGGCCTTCGGCGCGGTCCGGGAGCTGCCGTGGGTGCACAAGGGCCGGGTGGTGCCGCGCCAGGTCACCACGCTGGCGCTCTCCTTCGACCACCGGATGGTCGACGGCGAGCTGGGCTCCAAGGTGCTGGCCGATGTCGCGGCCATCCTGGAGCGCCCCAAGCGCCTGATCACCTGGGCCTGA